From the Platichthys flesus chromosome 6, fPlaFle2.1, whole genome shotgun sequence genome, one window contains:
- the pllp gene encoding plasmolipin produces MADFPSKVATETSSPNSQNTQQGGNSLRGLAANVTTKMDVVFIRSIPAILMITEIVMGLLQWALIASTNYTHVPAYGWVMFVAVTLWILTTILFFMLLFGAQRKLSAVPWPLTVMAYNGIATVIYLSAFLANAATVNKFYYFYGHIAAAAFFGAVVTLAYAASAFFSYLDWKDDGGNAASSTVPT; encoded by the exons ATGGCGGATTTCCCGTCCAAAGTCGCAACTGAGACCAGTTCCCCCAACTCCCAGAACACTCAGCAGGGGGGCAACAGCCTCCGAGGTCTGGCTGCTAACGTCACCACCAAGATGGACGTGGTCTTTATCCGAAGCATCCCAGCCATCCTCATGATCACTGAAATA GTTATGGGGCTGCTCCAGTGGGCGTTGATAGCCAGCACCAACTACACGCATGTGCCAGCGTACGGTTGGGTGATGTTTGTGGCCGTCACTCTGTGGATCCTCACCACCATCCTCTTCTTcatgctgctgtttggtgcCCAGCGGAAACTCAGCGCCGTCCCCTGGCCCCTCACG GTGATGGCGTATAACGGCATCGCCACCGTCATCTATCTCTCCGCCTTCCTGGCCAACGCAGCAACTGTCAACAAATTTTACTATTTCTATGGACATATTGCAGCCGCCGCT tTCTTCGGTGCTGTGGTGACCCTGGCGTACGCCGCAAGTGCTTTCTTCTCCTACTTGGACTGGAAGGATGACGGAGGAAACGCTGCCAGCAGCACGGTGCCGACCTAG
- the arl2bp gene encoding ADP-ribosylation factor-like protein 2-binding protein isoform X1, with product MDVHERNVRSCVDNIVEMVDMDEENFAVSSSSATDSAFDAVIGCIENIIMEEEFQQLQQSFMEKHYLEFDNSDENKLCYTTIFKEYVDRLEKHLEQQLMERIPDFNMNTFIELLMQHKDEVAGDIVEMLLTFTDFMAFKEMFLEYRAEKEGQGLDLSQGLVVTPLISSGLKRNSSPESQ from the exons ATGGACGTCCACGAGCGAA ATGTTCGCAGCTGTGTAGACAACATTGTGGAGATGGTGGACATGGACGAAGAGAACTTTGCTGTTTCCAG TTCCTCTGCGACAGATTCTGCTTTCGATGCCGTTATCGGTTGCATAGAGAACATCATCATGG AGGAGGAgtttcagcagcttcagcagagtTTCATGGAGAAACACTACCTGGAATTTGACAACTCTGATGAGAACAAACTCTGCTACACAACCATCTTCAAAGAATAT GTTGATCGACTGGAGAAACActtggagcagcagctgatggagaGAATCCCAGACTTCAACATGAACACTTTCATAGAGCTGCTCAT gcaGCACAAAGACGAGGTGGCAGGGGACATCGTTGAAATGCTGCTGACCTTCACAGATTTCATGGCCTTTAAGGAGATGTTTCTGGAATACAGAgct GAGAAGGAGGGCCAAGGTCTGGACCTGAGTCAGGGACTGGTGGTTACACCTCTAATCTCTTCAGGCCTCAAACGCAACAGCTCCCCTGAATCACAGTGA
- the arl2bp gene encoding ADP-ribosylation factor-like protein 2-binding protein isoform X2, translated as MVDMDEENFAVSSSSATDSAFDAVIGCIENIIMEEEFQQLQQSFMEKHYLEFDNSDENKLCYTTIFKEYVDRLEKHLEQQLMERIPDFNMNTFIELLMQHKDEVAGDIVEMLLTFTDFMAFKEMFLEYRAEKEGQGLDLSQGLVVTPLISSGLKRNSSPESQ; from the exons ATGGTGGACATGGACGAAGAGAACTTTGCTGTTTCCAG TTCCTCTGCGACAGATTCTGCTTTCGATGCCGTTATCGGTTGCATAGAGAACATCATCATGG AGGAGGAgtttcagcagcttcagcagagtTTCATGGAGAAACACTACCTGGAATTTGACAACTCTGATGAGAACAAACTCTGCTACACAACCATCTTCAAAGAATAT GTTGATCGACTGGAGAAACActtggagcagcagctgatggagaGAATCCCAGACTTCAACATGAACACTTTCATAGAGCTGCTCAT gcaGCACAAAGACGAGGTGGCAGGGGACATCGTTGAAATGCTGCTGACCTTCACAGATTTCATGGCCTTTAAGGAGATGTTTCTGGAATACAGAgct GAGAAGGAGGGCCAAGGTCTGGACCTGAGTCAGGGACTGGTGGTTACACCTCTAATCTCTTCAGGCCTCAAACGCAACAGCTCCCCTGAATCACAGTGA